In a genomic window of Niallia taxi:
- a CDS encoding alanyl-tRNA editing protein yields MTIELYKDNAYIKECETNIRSVKGNTVVFEHTIFYPGGGGQPCDKGVVKHGNQTYEVMSVKNSEGQIIHELDRPLQNIQEPVFMKIDWEWRMKNMRYHTLLHVIAGYLYENYKGMATSSQIETDYGRLEIAFPPEIIEEIQFDQLEQAIQNVLAQPHNVETKTVSRQAAEQKEGAIKTIINLLPASLNEVRIVKIEDIDEQACGGTHLKNTSEIGNFSITKIQKKGALKRRIRVELN; encoded by the coding sequence ATGACAATCGAGTTATATAAAGACAATGCTTATATAAAGGAATGTGAGACAAATATTAGATCAGTTAAGGGCAATACTGTAGTATTCGAACACACAATATTCTACCCTGGTGGTGGTGGTCAGCCTTGTGATAAAGGAGTAGTTAAGCATGGCAATCAAACCTATGAAGTAATGAGTGTGAAAAATTCTGAAGGTCAAATAATTCATGAGCTAGATCGTCCATTACAGAACATACAGGAACCAGTTTTTATGAAAATCGATTGGGAATGGCGGATGAAAAACATGCGCTACCATACGTTACTACATGTTATAGCAGGATATTTATATGAAAATTACAAGGGCATGGCTACAAGCAGTCAAATTGAAACAGATTATGGGAGATTAGAAATAGCATTTCCTCCAGAAATAATAGAAGAAATCCAGTTTGACCAATTAGAGCAAGCAATCCAAAACGTATTGGCACAACCTCATAATGTTGAGACGAAGACAGTAAGCAGACAGGCGGCAGAACAAAAGGAAGGGGCAATAAAAACAATCATAAATTTACTCCCAGCTTCTCTTAATGAAGTCCGAATTGTGAAAATAGAGGATATTGACGAGCAAGCATGTGGTGGGACACATCTCAAAAACACAAGTGAAATTGGCAATTTTTCAATTACTAAAATTCAAAAAAAGGGTGCACTGAAAAGAAGGATAAGAGTTGAGCTAAATTAA
- a CDS encoding TrmB family transcriptional regulator, whose amino-acid sequence MEHIIDQFERLGFSKNEAKVYIALLREPALNGYEISKRSGVPRSMVYTVIAKLISKEAIVELRTEPPTYTPISVKELILNQKRQAEETLSFLEKELQVIEKPVEINVIKHMEGRDKIVQAVQKLMNEANDEIWLSLWEEEMEDLRRTAEEQGRKGKRLYSMLFTNEETESFGKAFYHRNDTASIEKNRMEQRLTIVIQDNTEVLIAGFISGQIPQAIQTAEPMLVLLAKEYIRHDMMMKTVSEKIGDAALDSIWQGDDLLTYIVRNIKQ is encoded by the coding sequence ATGGAACATATAATTGATCAGTTTGAAAGGCTTGGTTTCTCTAAAAATGAAGCCAAGGTTTATATTGCTTTGTTGAGGGAACCAGCATTAAACGGATATGAAATTAGTAAAAGAAGCGGTGTACCTCGTTCAATGGTTTATACAGTTATCGCAAAGCTAATATCAAAAGAAGCAATAGTTGAATTACGAACAGAACCACCAACCTATACACCCATTTCAGTTAAGGAGCTTATATTAAATCAAAAACGACAAGCAGAGGAAACACTATCATTTTTAGAAAAGGAACTGCAAGTTATCGAAAAGCCAGTTGAAATTAATGTAATCAAGCATATGGAGGGCAGGGATAAAATCGTACAGGCAGTTCAGAAGCTTATGAATGAAGCCAATGACGAAATTTGGCTGTCTTTATGGGAAGAAGAAATGGAAGACTTACGAAGAACTGCGGAAGAACAAGGAAGAAAAGGAAAAAGACTATATTCCATGTTGTTTACAAATGAAGAGACGGAATCTTTCGGTAAGGCATTTTATCATCGTAACGATACAGCCTCTATTGAAAAAAACAGAATGGAGCAAAGATTAACTATCGTGATTCAAGACAATACCGAGGTACTTATAGCAGGCTTTATTTCAGGACAAATACCCCAAGCAATTCAAACGGCTGAACCGATGCTTGTCCTTTTGGCGAAGGAATATATTCGCCACGATATGATGATGAAAACTGTGAGTGAGAAAATCGGCGATGCTGCACTTGATTCCATCTGGCAAGGAGATGATCTCCTAACTTATATTGTGCGAAATATAAAACAGTAA